GAACGAGCCTGCCGTACTTCTTGCCGAGGAGCCTAAGGTTGGGCAAGACCCGGTAGCGGAGCACCTCCTCGCCGGGCTCTAGGACCCTTACTTCCTTTACGTTGAGCTCATCGGCCATCTCCGGGGCGAAGTGCCGGAGGCCCTCCCTTTCCAGGGCGCTAGGGGCGGTGACCAGAAGAAGGGGTAAGGGGATGCGGGTCTTGACCCCGCTTTTGGCCCGGGCGGAACGGGCCAGGTCCACCACCCTGAGCACCGCCCGCATCTTGGCCACCAGCTCCTCGTCCAGTAGCTTCGGGTCCACCTCCGGCCAGTCGGAAAGGTGCACGGAAAGGGGAGCTTCTGGGCTTACGGAGCGCACCAGGTTCTGCCAAAGCACCTCGGCCAGGAAGGGGGTGAAGGGGGCGGAGAGCTGGCTTACCGTGACCAGGGCCTGGTACAAGGTGGCGTAGGCGGATTCCCGGTCCAGGGGGTCCTCGTTTTTCCAGTAGCGCCGCCGGCCCCGGCGCACGTACCATTGGGAGAGGTCCTCCACCACAAAGTCCCGGAGGGCGCGGCTGCTTTGGGTGGGGTCGTAGGCCTCGAGGGCCTCCGTCACCCTTTGGATCAGGTCCTGAAGCCGCGCCAGAAGCCAGCGGTCCAACTCGGGCCGTTTCTCCACGGGAGGCGGGTTCCTGAGGTCCGGCCGGTCCAGGTTGGCGTAGGTCACGAAGAAGCTATACACGTTCCAAAGGGTTAAGAAGTAGTCCCGCACGGTTTCCCGCACCAGGTTGGGCCCAAAGCGGCGGTCGGCCTCCGGGGGTGCGGAGATGTAGATGTACCACCTTAAGGCGTCCGCCCCGAACTCCCGGATGATGTCCCAGGGGTCCACCACATTCCCCTTGGACTTGCTCATCTTCTGTCCCTTCTCGTCCAGGATGAGGCCGTGGCAGATCACGTTCTTGAAAGCAATGGAGCCGAAGAGCATCACCCCAAGCTGGTGCAGAGAGTTGAACCAGCCCCGGGTCTGGTCGATGCCCTCGGCGATAAAGTCCGCGGGGAAGGACTCCTTAAACTCCTCCTGGTTCTCAAAGGGGTAGTGCAAGGAGGCGAAGGGCATGGCCCCGGAGTCGTACCAGACATCGATCACATAGGGTACCCGGCGCATGGTGCCCCCGCAGGCGCACTTTAGTTCCACCTCGTCCACATGGGGGCGATGGGGGTCAAAGGGTTCGGGAAGGGGCCGGGTGGCCTTTTCCCTAAGTTCTTGGATGCTGCCGATGGCCTCTTCTTTGCCGCAGGAGGTGCAGGTCCAGATGGGAAGGGGGGTACCCCAGTAGCGGTTGCGGCTAAGGGCCCAGTCCACCAGGTTCCTGAGCCACTCCCCGTAACGGCCCTCCTTGATGTGGGGCGGAACCCAGTTGATCTCCTGGTTCTTCTGGATGAGGGCTTCCTTGAAGAGGGTGTTCTTGATGAACCAGGTCTCCGTGGCGTAGTACATGAGGGGGGTGGAGCAGCGCCAGCAGTGGGGGTAGTTGTGGAGGTAGCTTTCCTCCCTAAAGAGGAGCCCCCGGGAGCGCAAATCCTTCAGGATGGCCCGGTTGGCCTCCCGGAAGAAGAGGCCCCTAAAGGGTTCCACCAGGAGCTTTCCTTCCTCGTCCACCGTCTTGAGAAGGGGAAGGCCGTAGGCCCTGGCCGTCTCCAGGTCCTCGGCGCCAAAGGCCGGGGCCTGGTGGACGATGCCCGTGCCCTCTTCCCGGCTCACGTATTCCGCCAGGACCACGAAGTAGCCCTTTTCCAAAGCGCTTGGGTATGGGGGTTCGTAGGCCAGGCCTTCCAGGTCCTTTCCCGAAAAGGTCTTGAGGATGGGGGTTTCCTCCCCGAGGAGCCTTTTCCCCAGGGATTCCTCGAGGATCACCGCCTCCTCCCCCACGGCGAAGGCCCCATAGGTGAACCCTGGGTGGACCGCCGCGGCCACGTTCCCGGGCAGGGTCCAGGGGGTGGTGGTCCAGACGAGGAGGCTCGCCTGTTTCAGGCCCAGTTTTTCCGCCTCCTTAAGGGGTAAGCGCACGTAGACCGAAGGGTCGGTGATCTCCTTGTAGCCCAAGGAGAGTTCATGGGAGGAAAGCGGGGTGCCGCAGCGCGGGCAGTAAGGCACCACCTTTTGATCCCGGTAAAGGAGCCCCCGGTTAAAGAGCTCCTTCAAGCTCCACCAGATGCTCTCCACGTAGGTGGGGTGGAGGGTGGCGTAGGCGTTTTTTAGGTCCACCCAGTAGGCGATGCGTTCCGTGAAGGCCTCCCACTCCTTCTCGTAGGTGAAGACCGACTCCCGGCAAGCTTGGTTGAAGCGCTCAATGCCGTAGGCCTCAATCTCCCGCTTATTCTTAAGGCCCAGCTTCTTCTCCACCTCCAGCTCCACGGGCAGGCCGTGGGTGTCCCAACCGGCCCGGCGGGGCACGTAGTAGCCCCTCATGGTCTTATACCGGGGGAAGAGGTCCTTGTAGCTGCGGGCTTGAGCGTGGCCTACGTGGGGCATGCCGTTGGCGGTGGGGGGGCCCTCATAGATGGTGTAGCGGGGTCTTCCCTTGCGGTTTTCCACACTCTTTTCAAAGATACCTTCCCGCTTCCAGAAGGCCAGGATCTCTTCTTCCAACTTGGGAAAGTGGGGTTCGCCGACCTCCTTGAACATACCCTTCCTCCTCTTAAAGCAAAGCCCGCGCCCTCTGGGCGCGGACGAAAGCCAACTGGGCTTCCGCGGTACCACCGCGCTTCCTGGGAGGAGCTCCCAGGCCCTCTTTGGGCGCTGTCACGGGCGCACCCGGCGGGCATTACTCAGGGCCTTGGCCCCTTTCCTCCCGCGGCTCCGGGGTGATCTTCCCGCCTCTCCTCACCACCGGGCTTCCACCCTCCCCGGCTCGCTTTGGGCTATTGGAAAGGGGTACTCTCCCCATCCTCGCCTTTACACCTCCCGCCTCCTGGGGTAAAATCCCCCGTTGGCGGCTAAGCCCATCCTAGCAGCCCTTCCCCTTCCTTGACAACGCCCCGGTTGGGTCTGCTAGAATCGAGCTAAGCCGGTCCGCTTCCCGACAAAAGGAGTGCTCATGGAGCTGTACTTGGATACCGCCAACTTGGAGGAGATACGGGAGATCGCTGCTTGGGGAGTGCTCTCCGGGGTGACCACCAACCCCACCCTGGTGGCGAAGGAGTATGCGGGTCGCGGAGCCAAGCTGACGGAGGAGGTTTTGTTCGCCCACCTACGGACCATATGCGAGGTGGTGAAGGGGCCCGTGTCCGCAGAGGTGACCACCTTGGAGGCGGAGGCCATGGTGGCGGAAGGACGGCGGCTTGCGGCCATCCACCCCCAGATTGTGGTCAAGCTGCCCACCACCGAGGAGGGTTTGAAGGCCTGCAAGCGGCTTGCCGCTGAAGGGGTTAAGGTTAATATGACCCTGATCTTTTCCGCAAACCAGGCTCTTCTGGCGGCCCGGGCAGGGGCAAGCTATGTCTCCCCCTTTTTGGGGCGGGTGGACGATATCTCCTGGGATGGGGGAGAGTTGTTGCGGGAGATTGTGGAGCTGATCCAGGTGCAGAACCTGCCGGTGAGGGTCATCGCTGCCTCCATCCGCCACCCCCGTCATGTTACGGAGGCCGCCCTTTTGGGGGCAGACATCGCCACCATGCCCTACGGGGTGTTCAAACAGCTACTCAAGCACCCGCTTACGGACATAGGCCTTAAGCGCTTTATGGAGGATTGGGAGAAGGTCAAGCCATGAGGAGAAAAGCGGAGATCCATCAAGAAGCGCCCCTGACTTACCAGGAACTTGCGACCAAGATCCTGCCAGAGCTTCACCTCCTGGCCCAGGAGGCGGGGATCGAGAACTACAAGCGCATGAAGAAGGACCAGCTCATCATGGCCCTCCTGGAACGGCAGACCCAGGGGGAGGGCTTGCAGCTGGTCAAGGGGTACCTGGAGATCAGCCCGGATGGGTATGGCTTCATCACCGAAAACCTGTACAACCTGGAATCCAGGGTCGCCATCGTGTCCGCCGGGCTCATTCGCCAGTATGCGTTAAGAAGCGGGGACTACATCGTGGGCCGGGTACGGCCGCCCCGGGAGAACGAGCGCTACGGCACCCTCCTTAAGGTGGAGGCGGTGAACGACCTGGACCCCGAAGCGGCCAAGAACCGGCCCCGCTTTGACGAGCTCATCCCCCAGTTCCCCGACCGGCAGATCAAGCTGGAAACCACCCCCGACGAGCTCTCCACCCGGGTCATAGACCTTCTTGCCCCCATTGGTCGGGGCCAGCGGGGGCTGATTGTGGCCCCGCCCAAAGCGGGTAAGACCACCCTCCTTAAGAAGATTGCCAACGCCGTCTTGAAGAACGAGCCCGACATCAGGGTGATCGTGCTCCTCATTGACGAGCGGCCGGAGGAGGTCACGGACTTCCGGGAAAGCGTCCAGGGGGCCGAGGTCATCGCCAGCACCTTTGACGAGCCGCCCCAGAACCACATCCGGGTGGCGGAGTTCGTGCACGAAAGGGCCAAGCGCATCGTGGAGGAAGGGGGGCACGTGATGATCCTTCTGGATTCCATCACCCGCCTAGCCCGGGCCAACAACCTGGTGACCCCGCCCACGGGCCGCACCCTTTCCGGCGGTTTGGACTCCGCGGCCCTCTACTTCCCCAAGCGTTTCCTGGGGGCAGCCCGCAACATCCGGGGCGGGGGTAGCCTCACCATCCTGGCCACCGCCTTGGTGGAGACGGGAAGCCGCATGGACGACGTCATCTTTGAGGAGTTCAAGGGGACGGGGAACATGGAGCTCCACCTTTCCCGTCGCCTCGAGGAGCGCCGCATCTTCCCGGCCATAGACATCCTGAAGTCCGGTACCCGTCGGGAGGAGCTCCTGTTGGGTGAGGAGGTGGTCCACAAGATGTGGCTTTTGCGCAAGGTCTTGGCGGACATGGATCCGGCGGAGGCCATGGAGATGCTCCTCGCCCGCTTGGCGCGCACCAAGAACAACAAGGAGTTTCTGGCTTCTTTGGCTGCCCGCTAGGCGGGATTCTTCCCTGGGGGGCGGGGTTTCCGCCCCCCAGCGTCCTTTGCCCCTTGCATTTGCCCCGCTTGCCCCTGGTATAATCCCCCCGAGGTTGGGGTTAGGTTCGTTTGGAGGTGGGCGTTGCGGGGAATATGGGGAAGTTTATGGCTTTTGGTTTCCTCTTTGGCCTTCGCTAAGCTGCCTGTTCTTAGCCCCCTTCCCCTTCCCGAGAACACGGTGGAGGTGGGCCGGGCGGCCAAAAAGGGGTGGGTTCTCTACGTGGTCAAGCCTGGGGATACGTTGGCAGGGATCGCGGCCCGCTATGAGGTAGACCCCAAGCACATCATGTGGTCCACCGGCTTGCAAAGCGACCGCTTGCAACCTGGGCAGCGGATTCTTATCCCGCTGACGGCCGAAAAGGAACGTCCTCCCCGTATACCTCCTGGAGTGGAGACCTACCGCGTTCGCCCGGGAGATACCCTGCAAAGCGTGGCTAGCCGGTTTGGAATATCTATCCTGGAACTGGTTTCCGCCAATCCCTCTTTGGAGAGCTTGGATCGCTTGGTGGCAGGTGGTGTCTTGTACGTTCCTAAAAAAGCCAAGGGCTTGCTGGTGGCCTTGCCCGAGGGGGAAACCTTGGTGGACCTGGCGGCCCGCTTTGGCCTTTCTCCGGTGCAGGTGGCCCGAGCCAATGGGGTGGAGAACCCCACGGAGCTTCGCCCTGGCGATTTGGTACTCCTGCCCGGTATCCAGGCCAAGACCACCTACCAGCGCCTTTTGGCCAAGCAGGAGGAGGAGCGCAAGGCTCGCCTCGAGGCGGAACGCCGCCGCCAGGAGGAGCTTAGGCGCCTAGCGGAGGAGAGGCGCAGGCAGCAAGCCTTGGTCCAGCGGCAGACCCGGCAGGTGCAGCAGGCCCAGACCCAACAGCCCCAGGTACGCCGGGTGAGCTACCAGGAAGGGGGTATGCGCTGGCCCCTTTCGGGGTTCCGCATCACCACCTACTTTGGCCAGCGGGGGGCTTTCCAGCGCTACCACACGGGGATTGATCTGGCAGCGCCCCATGGTACCCCCATCGTGGCCGCCAAGGCGGGCCAGGTTGAGGTGGCGGGTTGGAGCTCCATGGGCTATGGTTTCCACGTGGTGCTGGACCATGGAGGGGGGGTGGAAACCCTGTACGCCCACATGTCCCGCATTGCGGTGCGGCCTGGCCAGTGGGTGGAGGCCGGGCAGGTAATCGGCTACGTGGGCTCCACGGGATGGTCCACGGGTCCCCACCTGCACTTTGAGGTACGGGTGGGCGGGGTGGCCCGTAACCCCTTGGCCTACCTCCCTTAGGCGTACGTGAGCGGACCGGGGGCCTTTGGGCCCCCGGCTGCTGTTGGCTTGACCCTCTGGGCGGTAAGCTGGAGGATGGAGGACGGGATGGAGAAGGGAACCTTCCAGATCAAGACCGGCTTCGCCGAGATGTTCAAGGGCGGGGTGATCATGGACGTGACCACCCCCGAGCAGGCGATGATCGCCGAGGAGGCAGGGGCGGTGGCGGTGATGGCCCTGGAGAGGGTGCCCGCCGACATCCGGGCCCAGGGGGGGGTGGCCCGCATGTCCGACCCCAAGGTGATCAAGGAGATCATGGCCGCGGTTTCCATTCCCGTGATGGCCAAGGTGCGCATTGGCCACTTCGTGGAGGCCATGATCCTCGAGGCCATCGGGGTGGACTTCATTGACGAGTCCGAAGTCCTTACCCCCGCGGACGAGGAGCACCACATTGACAAGTGGAGGTTCAAGGTGCCCTTTGTGAACGGGGCCCGGGACCTGGGGGAGGCCTTAAGGCGGATCGCCGAGGGGGCGGCCATGATCCGCACCAAGGGGGAGGCGGGCACCGGCAACGTGGTGGAGGCGGTGCGCCACGCCCGCACCATGTGGAAACAGATCCGCTATGTCCAATCCCTGAGGGAGGACGAGCTGGTGGCCTATGCCAAGGAGATCGGGGCTCCCTTGGAGCTGGTTCGCTGGGTCCATGAGCATGGCCGCCTCCCGGTGGTGAACTTTGCCGCTGGCGGCATCGCCACCCCCGCCGACGCCGCCTTGATGATGCACCTGGGGATGGATGGGGTTTTCGTGGGTAGCGGCATCTTCAAGTCCGGTGATCCCAGGAAGCGGGCCCGGGCCATCGTGCGGGCGGTGACCCACTTTAACGACCCCGAGGTGTTGGCCGAGGTTTCCGAGGACCTGGGTGAGCCCATGGTGGGCATCAACCTAGACCAGCTTAAGGAGGAGGAGCGCTTGGCCAAGCGGGGCTGGTGAGGGCATGGCCAAGGCGGTCTGCGGGGTTTACGAGATCCACCCCGAGCGGGTGGCCAAGGCCCGTGTCGGCTTGCCGCAGGAGGGGGTGCTTAAGGAAGCTGCTCTCCTCCTCAAGGCCTTGGCCGATCCCACCCGGATGCGCCTTCTCTTGGCCTTGAGGGCGGCGGGGGAGCTTTGCGTGTGCGACCTAGCCCTTTTGGCCGGGGTTTCGGTTTCTGCGGTAAGCCACCAGCTCAGGCTCCTGCGCCAGGCTAGGCTGGTGGCCTTCCGCCGGGAGGGAAAGCAGGTCTATTACCGCCTGGCGGACGAGCATGTGGAGCGGCTTCTGGATGGGGCTCTGGAGCACGCGGCAGAGAACACTTGAATAGCTGCTCAAACGATGCTACCCTGGGGGCATGGAGGCCCCCAGGGTTCGCGTGTTCCAGGTGGAAGGGATGGACTGCGCCGACTGCGCCTTGAAGGTGGAGAAGGCCCTTTCCCGGGTTCCCGGGGTGGTGCGGGCTGAGGTGAGCTTTGCCAGTGGGAAGGCCTATCTCCACCTCGAGGTTCCCCAGGCGGAGAAGGAAGCCGAGATGGCGGTGGCCGCCTTGGGTTACCGCCTGGTTCCAACCCAGGTGTCGGAAATCGGGGGACAAAAGGAAAGTGGGGCATGGACCCCCCGCCTTCCCGGGCCTTGGGCATGGGCCTTGGCTTCGGGAGGGCTTCTCCTTGGAGCCTTTTTGAGTTCCCGTTTTGTACCGTCCTTGGCCACCTGGGCCTACGCTTTGGCCGCCTTGGTGGGGGTGTTCCCCTTGGCCCGTCGGGCGGCAGCCCTATTCCGGCAAAACCCCTTCAGCATGCAGGCCTTGGTCACGGTGGCCACCTTGGGGGCTCTGTTCATCGGCGCCGAGGCGGAGGCCGGCTTGGTGGTCTTCCTCTTTCTGGTGGGGGAGGTGCTGGAGGCCTACTCCGTGGCCCAGGCCAGAAAGGCCCTTTTTGCTTTGGGAGAGCTTCTTCCCCAGAGGGCCTACCGCTTGAAGGAGGGCGGGTTGGAGGAGGTGCCCCTGAGCGCCCTTGAGGTGGGGGACCTGGTGCGCGTGCCCCCGGGGGAACGGGTCCCCGCCGACGGGGTGGTGCTGGCGGGAGAAGGGGCTGTGGAGGAGGCGGCTTTTACGGGGGAACCCTTGCCTCAGCTTAAGGGGACAGGGGACCGGGTCTATGGGGGTAGCCTCCTGGTGGAGGGAAGCCTGGTCCTAAGGGTGGAGCGCCTGCCCAGGGAAGGTTTCCTGGCCCAGATGGAGCGCATGGCCGAGGAGGCCTTGGCGAAGAAGAGCCAGGTGGAGCGGGTGGTGGACGCCTTCAGCCGTCGTTATACGCCAGCGGTGCTTTTCTTGGCCGGTGTGGTGGCCTTCATCCTGCCCCTTTTCCAGGGGGATTTCCTAGGACATGTGTACAAGGCCTTGGCCCTCCTCCTCATCGCCTGTCCCTGTGCCTTGGTGGTTTCCGTGCCGGCGGCGATCGCCGCCGGGGTGGCCCGGGGGGCCCGGAGCGGGGTTCTCTTCAAGACGGGGGCCGCCTTGGAACGGTTGGGCAGGGTAACCTTTGTGGCCCTGGACAAGACGGGTACCCTGACCCTCGGGCGGCCCAAGCTGGTGGAGGTGGTTCCCTTTGGGGTCTCCCGGGAGGAGGCCTTGGCCCTGGCCAAGGCGGTGGCCGAAGGCTCAGGGCATCCCCTGGCCCGAGCGGTGCGGGAGGCGGAGGGTGTGGCCTTACCCGGTGAGGGGCATCGCACGCAACCTGGCCTGGGGGCCTTTGCCCGGATTGGGGGGCAGGAGGTGGGCTTGGTACGCCCCGAGGTGGCGGACCTTCCCGAGGGCCTAAGGCGGCAGGTGGAGGCTTGGGAGGGGTATAGCCTGTCCCTTTTGCTGCGGGAAGGTGAGCCCTTGGCCCTCCTGGTTTTCCAGGATGAACCCCGGCCCGAGGCTAGGGAGGCCATAAAGGGCCTTCGCTCTTTGGGGCTTAAGCCTTTCCTTTTGACCGGGGACCGAGAGGCCTCGGCTTTGGCCTCGGTTGCCGAGTTGGGGCTTTCGGTCCACGAGGTGAAGGCCGGCCTTTCCCCCGTGGACAAACTCCGGTTGGTGGAGGAACTGTCGGAAAGGGGTGGGGTGGCCATGGTGGGGGATGGGGTGAACGATACCCCTGCTTTGGCCCGGGCCACGGTGGGGCTGGCGGTGCTGGAGGGAACGGAGGCTGCTTTGAGGGCTGCTGATGTGGGGCTTCTTTCCCTCACGGCCCTGCCCAGGGCCACACGCCTAAGCCGCAAGACCTTGGGGGTGGTGGGGCAGAACATCGCTTTGGCGCTGGGCTTCAAGGGGTTGGTGCTCATCACTACCCTGTTGGGGTATACAGGGCTTTGGGCTGCAGTGTTGGCAGACAACGGGGCCTTAGTGTTGGTGACGGTGAACAGTTTGCGCCTCCTGTGGAGCCGGGTATAGTCGGGACATGCCGAAGCGCCGTTACGCCGGGTTACTGGAGCAGTTCCTGGAGAGTGAGGCTAAAGGGGGGTTGGTTCTTTTCTTGGCCGCTCTTCTTGCCTTTATACTGGCCAACTCTGCGGGGGCTTCAGGCTATTTTGGGTTGCGGGAAATCCCGGTGGGCCTGCGCTTTGGGGGTTTCTCCTTGGAAAAGCCCCTGCTTCTTTGGATCAACGATCTCTTGATGGCCCTTTTCTTCTTGCTGGTGGGCTTGGAGCTCAAGCGGGAGCTGGTTTTCGGTGAGCTTAAAGACCCAAAAAGGGCAGGGCTTGCCTTGGCGGGTGCGTTGGGGGGGATGGCGGTACCAGCCCTTCTGTACCTCATGCTCAATCCCAGTATGCCCGAGGCCCGGGGTTGGGGGGTGCCCATGGCCACCGATATCGCCTTTGCCCTCGGGGTGTTGGCCTTGGTACCCCGGGTACCTCTGGGCCTAAAGCTTTTTCTCACTGCTTTGGCCATTGTGGACGACCTGGGGGCCGTCTTGGTAATCGCCATCTTTTACACGGGGGGCTTAGAACCCCTACATCTGGGCTTGGCGGCCCTAACCTTGGGGCTAGGCCTGCTCCTAAACCGCATGGGGGTCTGGTACCTGTGGCCGTACATGCTCCTGGG
The window above is part of the Thermus albus genome. Proteins encoded here:
- the ileS gene encoding isoleucine--tRNA ligase, producing the protein MFKEVGEPHFPKLEEEILAFWKREGIFEKSVENRKGRPRYTIYEGPPTANGMPHVGHAQARSYKDLFPRYKTMRGYYVPRRAGWDTHGLPVELEVEKKLGLKNKREIEAYGIERFNQACRESVFTYEKEWEAFTERIAYWVDLKNAYATLHPTYVESIWWSLKELFNRGLLYRDQKVVPYCPRCGTPLSSHELSLGYKEITDPSVYVRLPLKEAEKLGLKQASLLVWTTTPWTLPGNVAAAVHPGFTYGAFAVGEEAVILEESLGKRLLGEETPILKTFSGKDLEGLAYEPPYPSALEKGYFVVLAEYVSREEGTGIVHQAPAFGAEDLETARAYGLPLLKTVDEEGKLLVEPFRGLFFREANRAILKDLRSRGLLFREESYLHNYPHCWRCSTPLMYYATETWFIKNTLFKEALIQKNQEINWVPPHIKEGRYGEWLRNLVDWALSRNRYWGTPLPIWTCTSCGKEEAIGSIQELREKATRPLPEPFDPHRPHVDEVELKCACGGTMRRVPYVIDVWYDSGAMPFASLHYPFENQEEFKESFPADFIAEGIDQTRGWFNSLHQLGVMLFGSIAFKNVICHGLILDEKGQKMSKSKGNVVDPWDIIREFGADALRWYIYISAPPEADRRFGPNLVRETVRDYFLTLWNVYSFFVTYANLDRPDLRNPPPVEKRPELDRWLLARLQDLIQRVTEALEAYDPTQSSRALRDFVVEDLSQWYVRRGRRRYWKNEDPLDRESAYATLYQALVTVSQLSAPFTPFLAEVLWQNLVRSVSPEAPLSVHLSDWPEVDPKLLDEELVAKMRAVLRVVDLARSARAKSGVKTRIPLPLLLVTAPSALEREGLRHFAPEMADELNVKEVRVLEPGEEVLRYRVLPNLRLLGKKYGRLVPQIREALEKEASRVAHLVLKGERVPLTLEGQEVVLEPEEVLLEAQAPEGYEALEKDGYVAALEVRVTEELKLEGLARDLIRHLQQTRKEMGLKVSDRIRVGYEAEGAYLEALKGYGGWIAEEVLALEFGPGLFPGHTTSLEDEEGRVRFSLERLG
- the fsa gene encoding fructose-6-phosphate aldolase, producing the protein MELYLDTANLEEIREIAAWGVLSGVTTNPTLVAKEYAGRGAKLTEEVLFAHLRTICEVVKGPVSAEVTTLEAEAMVAEGRRLAAIHPQIVVKLPTTEEGLKACKRLAAEGVKVNMTLIFSANQALLAARAGASYVSPFLGRVDDISWDGGELLREIVELIQVQNLPVRVIAASIRHPRHVTEAALLGADIATMPYGVFKQLLKHPLTDIGLKRFMEDWEKVKP
- the rho gene encoding transcription termination factor Rho, whose amino-acid sequence is MRRKAEIHQEAPLTYQELATKILPELHLLAQEAGIENYKRMKKDQLIMALLERQTQGEGLQLVKGYLEISPDGYGFITENLYNLESRVAIVSAGLIRQYALRSGDYIVGRVRPPRENERYGTLLKVEAVNDLDPEAAKNRPRFDELIPQFPDRQIKLETTPDELSTRVIDLLAPIGRGQRGLIVAPPKAGKTTLLKKIANAVLKNEPDIRVIVLLIDERPEEVTDFRESVQGAEVIASTFDEPPQNHIRVAEFVHERAKRIVEEGGHVMILLDSITRLARANNLVTPPTGRTLSGGLDSAALYFPKRFLGAARNIRGGGSLTILATALVETGSRMDDVIFEEFKGTGNMELHLSRRLEERRIFPAIDILKSGTRREELLLGEEVVHKMWLLRKVLADMDPAEAMEMLLARLARTKNNKEFLASLAAR
- a CDS encoding M23 family metallopeptidase, yielding MRGIWGSLWLLVSSLAFAKLPVLSPLPLPENTVEVGRAAKKGWVLYVVKPGDTLAGIAARYEVDPKHIMWSTGLQSDRLQPGQRILIPLTAEKERPPRIPPGVETYRVRPGDTLQSVASRFGISILELVSANPSLESLDRLVAGGVLYVPKKAKGLLVALPEGETLVDLAARFGLSPVQVARANGVENPTELRPGDLVLLPGIQAKTTYQRLLAKQEEERKARLEAERRRQEELRRLAEERRRQQALVQRQTRQVQQAQTQQPQVRRVSYQEGGMRWPLSGFRITTYFGQRGAFQRYHTGIDLAAPHGTPIVAAKAGQVEVAGWSSMGYGFHVVLDHGGGVETLYAHMSRIAVRPGQWVEAGQVIGYVGSTGWSTGPHLHFEVRVGGVARNPLAYLP
- the pdxS gene encoding pyridoxal 5'-phosphate synthase lyase subunit PdxS — encoded protein: MEKGTFQIKTGFAEMFKGGVIMDVTTPEQAMIAEEAGAVAVMALERVPADIRAQGGVARMSDPKVIKEIMAAVSIPVMAKVRIGHFVEAMILEAIGVDFIDESEVLTPADEEHHIDKWRFKVPFVNGARDLGEALRRIAEGAAMIRTKGEAGTGNVVEAVRHARTMWKQIRYVQSLREDELVAYAKEIGAPLELVRWVHEHGRLPVVNFAAGGIATPADAALMMHLGMDGVFVGSGIFKSGDPRKRARAIVRAVTHFNDPEVLAEVSEDLGEPMVGINLDQLKEEERLAKRGW
- a CDS encoding ArsR/SmtB family transcription factor, whose product is MAKAVCGVYEIHPERVAKARVGLPQEGVLKEAALLLKALADPTRMRLLLALRAAGELCVCDLALLAGVSVSAVSHQLRLLRQARLVAFRREGKQVYYRLADEHVERLLDGALEHAAENT
- a CDS encoding heavy metal translocating P-type ATPase: MEAPRVRVFQVEGMDCADCALKVEKALSRVPGVVRAEVSFASGKAYLHLEVPQAEKEAEMAVAALGYRLVPTQVSEIGGQKESGAWTPRLPGPWAWALASGGLLLGAFLSSRFVPSLATWAYALAALVGVFPLARRAAALFRQNPFSMQALVTVATLGALFIGAEAEAGLVVFLFLVGEVLEAYSVAQARKALFALGELLPQRAYRLKEGGLEEVPLSALEVGDLVRVPPGERVPADGVVLAGEGAVEEAAFTGEPLPQLKGTGDRVYGGSLLVEGSLVLRVERLPREGFLAQMERMAEEALAKKSQVERVVDAFSRRYTPAVLFLAGVVAFILPLFQGDFLGHVYKALALLLIACPCALVVSVPAAIAAGVARGARSGVLFKTGAALERLGRVTFVALDKTGTLTLGRPKLVEVVPFGVSREEALALAKAVAEGSGHPLARAVREAEGVALPGEGHRTQPGLGAFARIGGQEVGLVRPEVADLPEGLRRQVEAWEGYSLSLLLREGEPLALLVFQDEPRPEAREAIKGLRSLGLKPFLLTGDREASALASVAELGLSVHEVKAGLSPVDKLRLVEELSERGGVAMVGDGVNDTPALARATVGLAVLEGTEAALRAADVGLLSLTALPRATRLSRKTLGVVGQNIALALGFKGLVLITTLLGYTGLWAAVLADNGALVLVTVNSLRLLWSRV